The following proteins are co-located in the Candidatus Planktophila lacus genome:
- the cysS gene encoding cysteine--tRNA ligase, producing the protein MSIFSIYNTQSRDLQTVNVTGRPVHIYCCGPTVYRDAHVGNLRTFLLADLISRTLKLSGLDVLLIQNITDVGHMSEDFESEDKMLSQAKLEKVDPFEIARKYEEKFHTDLARLNIAPAKSYPRASETIPGMLSSIQTLIENGSAYVSESGSVYFSAESFPSYGAISGNRLDSLKPGHRYEYSDDGEKKFHADWALWKSAGNRSEMVWDSPWGRGFPGWHIECTAMSLDLLDSHVDIHVGGIDLRFPHHENERAQSNSIIGSEAVDLWVHGEHLLFEGRKMSKSANNVVLVEDLISQGLDPLSLRLALMENRYRSQMDLTWDSLRAANSTLNRWRSAMASWGNSETIGFDSEIHSALLADLDTPRALLRLRAVEKDQLLTQMQKREIFNYADQVFALDLKRVVEVKPLTSEQSALLESRATARVNKNWGESDRIRDLLARDGIVVSDNPEGQSWAWSI; encoded by the coding sequence ATGAGTATTTTCTCAATCTATAACACTCAGAGCCGTGATCTACAGACGGTAAATGTCACTGGCAGACCTGTTCATATCTATTGCTGCGGGCCAACTGTTTATCGCGATGCCCATGTTGGTAACTTGCGGACATTTCTCTTAGCCGACTTGATTTCAAGGACTCTCAAATTATCTGGGCTAGATGTTTTACTGATTCAGAACATTACCGATGTTGGTCATATGTCAGAGGATTTTGAATCCGAAGATAAAATGCTTAGCCAAGCCAAATTGGAAAAAGTAGATCCTTTTGAGATCGCCCGCAAATACGAAGAGAAGTTTCATACCGATCTCGCTCGATTGAATATTGCACCTGCCAAGAGCTACCCACGAGCAAGTGAAACTATTCCAGGCATGCTTTCGAGTATTCAAACGCTGATTGAAAATGGCAGCGCATATGTCAGCGAAAGTGGCTCGGTCTATTTCAGCGCCGAGTCCTTTCCAAGTTATGGCGCAATAAGTGGTAATCGCCTTGATTCGCTAAAGCCCGGACATCGCTACGAATACTCAGATGATGGAGAAAAGAAGTTCCACGCCGATTGGGCGCTCTGGAAATCAGCCGGCAACCGCAGTGAAATGGTTTGGGATTCACCTTGGGGTCGCGGATTTCCTGGTTGGCATATTGAGTGCACAGCGATGTCACTTGATCTTTTGGATAGCCACGTAGATATTCATGTTGGTGGAATTGATCTTCGCTTTCCACACCATGAAAATGAACGTGCGCAATCAAATTCCATTATCGGAAGCGAAGCGGTTGATCTTTGGGTACATGGTGAACATCTACTCTTTGAGGGTCGCAAAATGTCAAAGAGCGCCAATAACGTTGTCCTTGTTGAAGATTTAATCTCGCAAGGCTTAGATCCACTCTCACTACGTCTGGCGCTAATGGAGAACCGCTATAGATCGCAAATGGATTTAACATGGGACTCACTACGTGCAGCAAATTCGACTCTTAACCGTTGGCGTAGCGCAATGGCTAGTTGGGGCAACTCTGAAACGATTGGTTTTGACTCCGAAATTCATTCTGCCTTACTTGCAGATTTAGATACTCCCCGCGCCTTGCTGAGATTGCGCGCTGTCGAAAAAGATCAATTACTTACACAGATGCAGAAGCGTGAAATATTTAACTACGCCGACCAAGTATTTGCCTTAGATTTGAAACGAGTGGTCGAGGTTAAGCCGCTGACTTCTGAACAATCTGCTTTGCTAGAAAGCCGAGCAACGGCCCGTGTCAATAAGAATTGGGGCGAGAGCGATCGCATTCGAGATTTGTTAGCCCGCGATGGAATAGTCGTAAGTGATAACCCAGAAGGTCAGAGCTGGGCTTGGTCTATCTGA
- the mshB gene encoding N-acetyl-1-D-myo-inositol-2-amino-2-deoxy-alpha-D-glucopyranoside deacetylase, with the protein MTKSYSGYRVLLVHAHPDDETINNGATMALYAELGASVTLITCTRGEEGDILVPELTHLASGATDKLGEHRITELTDAMNELGITDHRFLAEGKKVYRDSGMMGTDPNNRPDVFWQADLAEATQYLVSVINEVKPHVLITYDEIGGYGHPDHIQAHRIAMLAADKSTWQIQKIYWNTMPKSVIAESMAKMKELGSDFFGAESVDDLPFAKDDHFVTTLIDGNSQVEKKMAAMKAHVTQISTDGPFFALSNNLGLQVWGDEYYTLVRGNKAEPFDENGRERDIFAGVKL; encoded by the coding sequence ATGACAAAGTCTTATTCGGGTTATCGCGTACTTCTTGTTCACGCGCATCCCGATGACGAGACGATAAACAATGGCGCAACAATGGCGCTTTATGCAGAGCTTGGCGCATCTGTAACGCTCATAACCTGCACGCGCGGTGAAGAAGGCGACATTCTCGTTCCAGAACTAACACATCTAGCAAGCGGCGCCACAGATAAGTTAGGCGAGCACCGAATTACTGAACTTACCGATGCAATGAATGAGTTGGGCATAACCGATCACCGCTTCTTAGCCGAAGGTAAGAAGGTTTACCGAGATAGCGGAATGATGGGTACGGATCCAAATAACCGCCCAGATGTTTTCTGGCAGGCAGATCTTGCAGAAGCAACGCAATATCTTGTATCGGTAATTAATGAAGTTAAGCCACATGTCTTGATTACCTACGATGAAATTGGGGGATACGGCCACCCCGATCACATACAGGCTCACCGGATTGCGATGCTGGCGGCGGATAAATCGACTTGGCAGATTCAAAAGATTTATTGGAACACAATGCCTAAATCAGTAATCGCCGAAAGCATGGCAAAGATGAAAGAACTTGGATCTGATTTCTTCGGGGCCGAAAGCGTTGATGATCTCCCCTTCGCAAAGGATGATCACTTTGTAACAACGTTAATTGATGGAAATTCTCAGGTTGAGAAGAAGATGGCGGCGATGAAGGCGCATGTAACTCAGATTTCTACTGACGGACCTTTCTTTGCGCTATCTAATAATTTAGGGCTTCAAGTCTGGGGCGATGAGTACTACACCTTAGTTCGTGGAAATAAAGCAGAGCCATTTGATGAAAATGGTAGAGAGCGCGACATCTTTGCCGGAGTCAAACTTTAA
- the moeZ gene encoding adenylyltransferase/sulfurtransferase MoeZ has translation MTSQRDSIPALVSPGPALTVDEVRRYSRHLIIPDVAMTGQQRLMNAKVLCVGAGGLGSPALMYLAAAGIGTLGIVEFDTVDESNLQRQIIHGQSDIGKSKAQSAKEKISEINPYVNVITHEVRLDVTNVKEIFAQYDIIVDGTDNFATRYLVNDACVLLKKPYVWGSIYRFDGQASVFWAEYGPCYRCLYPEPPPPGMVPSCAEGGVLGVLCATIGSIQTTEAIKVITGVGEPMVGSLMVYDALEMSFRKVKIRKDPKCPLCGDNPTQTELLPDYEAFCGTLSDAAEVAVKDSTISVSELKSKMDNKEDFYLIDVREPSEFEIVRIPGSHLLPKQGFLDGTVLADLPQDKPIILHCKSGVRSAECLAILKGAGFSGASHVSGGVIAWAKQIDTSLPVY, from the coding sequence ATGACTTCACAGCGCGATTCAATACCAGCGTTAGTTTCACCCGGCCCTGCGCTAACTGTTGATGAGGTTCGCCGCTATAGCCGACATCTAATTATTCCTGATGTTGCTATGACAGGTCAGCAACGGCTAATGAATGCAAAGGTCCTTTGCGTAGGCGCAGGAGGACTTGGTTCGCCAGCCCTTATGTACCTAGCTGCAGCCGGAATTGGAACTCTCGGAATAGTTGAATTCGATACCGTCGATGAATCTAATCTGCAGCGCCAGATAATTCACGGTCAATCCGATATTGGAAAGAGCAAAGCGCAATCTGCGAAAGAGAAAATCTCAGAGATTAATCCTTATGTAAATGTGATTACTCATGAAGTTCGTCTTGATGTTACAAATGTGAAGGAAATTTTTGCGCAGTACGACATCATCGTTGATGGAACAGATAACTTTGCAACTCGCTATCTCGTAAATGATGCCTGTGTTTTGTTAAAGAAACCTTATGTCTGGGGCTCGATCTATCGCTTTGATGGACAAGCGAGCGTTTTCTGGGCCGAATACGGACCTTGCTACCGCTGTCTATATCCAGAACCGCCACCTCCTGGAATGGTGCCAAGTTGTGCCGAAGGTGGCGTACTCGGAGTTCTCTGCGCAACCATTGGATCTATTCAAACTACCGAAGCGATAAAGGTCATTACTGGAGTTGGCGAACCGATGGTTGGCTCACTCATGGTCTATGACGCACTTGAAATGTCGTTCCGCAAAGTAAAGATTCGCAAAGATCCAAAGTGTCCATTGTGCGGTGACAATCCAACTCAGACTGAGCTTCTCCCAGACTACGAAGCATTCTGTGGAACTCTGTCAGATGCTGCAGAAGTTGCAGTTAAAGACTCCACAATTTCTGTAAGCGAACTCAAATCAAAGATGGACAACAAAGAAGATTTCTATCTTATTGATGTGCGCGAGCCAAGCGAATTTGAAATTGTTCGTATCCCAGGTTCGCATCTGCTACCTAAACAAGGATTCTTAGACGGAACTGTTCTGGCAGATCTGCCGCAAGATAAACCAATTATTTTGCACTGCAAGAGCGGGGTACGTTCGGCCGAATGTCTTGCCATTCTTAAAGGAGCAGGTTTTTCAGGCGCTTCTCATGTTTCTGGTGGAGTCATCGCTTGGGCCAAGCAAATCGATACCTCGCTACCGGTTTATTAA
- a CDS encoding TetR/AcrR family transcriptional regulator, which produces MTTVDLNSKGDKARLPRDERRAILLNAALEVFTAAGYHSAAMDEIADRANVSKPVLYQHFPSKLDLYLAVLDLHIDSLVYEIQKAISSTPDNAKRVHATVVAYFEFIENEGEAFRLLFESDMSVEPQVRERLNRMTYDCAAAVSAVISNDTGLPKDVAMLLGVGLIGYVQVAARHWLDRDSKLSRQQAVELVENLMWRGISGFPLSGGN; this is translated from the coding sequence ATGACTACTGTTGATCTAAATTCAAAAGGCGACAAGGCCCGCTTGCCACGCGATGAGCGTCGTGCAATTCTCTTAAACGCGGCGCTAGAAGTATTCACTGCAGCTGGCTACCACTCCGCTGCAATGGATGAGATCGCAGATCGCGCCAATGTCAGCAAGCCGGTTCTTTATCAGCATTTTCCATCGAAATTAGATCTTTACTTAGCGGTTCTAGACCTTCACATTGACTCTCTGGTCTACGAAATTCAAAAGGCAATATCTTCAACTCCAGATAACGCAAAGCGCGTACATGCAACCGTGGTTGCCTACTTCGAATTTATCGAAAATGAAGGTGAAGCATTCCGCCTGCTATTTGAAAGTGATATGAGCGTTGAACCACAAGTTCGTGAGCGTTTAAATCGCATGACCTACGATTGCGCGGCTGCAGTAAGCGCTGTGATTTCAAATGACACTGGACTTCCTAAAGATGTAGCAATGCTGCTTGGCGTAGGTCTAATTGGCTACGTCCAAGTAGCCGCTCGCCACTGGTTGGATCGCGACAGCAAATTATCTAGACAACAAGCCGTTGAACTCGTTGAGAATTTGATGTGGCGCGGAATTTCAGGGTTCCCGCTCTCTGGCGGCAATTAA
- a CDS encoding DUF3107 family protein codes for MSTKKIDSGAATQVRISVANISADLVFETNSSVAEVKSAVAAALAGGTALNLQDSRGHEIIVAGDKIGFVDIGVAADRRVGFGAL; via the coding sequence ATGAGTACAAAGAAGATTGATTCTGGCGCAGCAACCCAAGTGCGCATCTCCGTAGCAAATATTTCAGCAGATCTCGTATTTGAGACCAATTCTTCTGTTGCAGAGGTAAAGAGCGCAGTTGCGGCAGCGTTGGCAGGCGGCACCGCCTTAAATCTCCAAGATTCACGTGGGCACGAGATCATCGTTGCTGGCGACAAGATCGGTTTCGTCGATATCGGCGTCGCAGCAGATCGTCGCGTTGGTTTCGGCGCTCTCTAA
- a CDS encoding DEAD/DEAH box helicase has protein sequence MSITFADLPLRPETQAALAEHGFKSPFPIQEMVLPIALGDGDVIGQAKTGTGKTLAFGIPLIERVIAPLDKEWDALVAKGLPQVLVVVPTRELCVQVTKDIDELTGNRGIRTLAVYGGRAFEPQIEALEKGIEIVVGTPGRLLDLYRQGQLKLKEVSRVVLDEADEMLDLGFLPDVEKIFTSTPNRAQTMLFSATMPGDIIALARRFMNQPIHIRTQDNEDEGAVVSRIKQYVLRAHALDKIEMLARILQADGRGPTIVFCRTKRTCQKTSDDLAERGFRAASIHGDLGQSAREKALNDFKAGKSDVLVATDVAARGIDIDGITHVINYQCPEDEKTYVHRIGRTARAGADGISVTFVDWDDLARWKMIDTALTLGLGEPEETYSSSEHLYEMLNIPAGSSGRMVKAKPVSEAPRKEPAKSSPTKDKPAKEKSEDRTARVRTRTKKFTS, from the coding sequence GTGTCTATAACTTTTGCCGATCTTCCGCTACGTCCTGAGACGCAAGCGGCTCTTGCTGAGCATGGATTCAAATCTCCCTTTCCAATTCAAGAGATGGTTCTACCAATTGCGCTCGGCGATGGCGATGTAATCGGTCAAGCAAAGACAGGCACTGGAAAGACACTTGCTTTCGGCATTCCCCTTATCGAGCGAGTAATCGCACCACTGGATAAAGAGTGGGACGCGCTAGTTGCCAAGGGGCTTCCACAAGTACTTGTTGTTGTTCCTACTCGCGAACTTTGTGTTCAGGTTACAAAAGATATCGACGAGTTAACCGGCAACCGCGGCATTCGTACCCTTGCTGTTTATGGTGGGCGCGCCTTTGAACCACAAATCGAAGCGCTCGAAAAAGGCATTGAAATAGTTGTAGGTACACCAGGCAGACTCTTAGATCTCTATCGCCAAGGACAGTTAAAGCTAAAGGAAGTTTCGCGCGTTGTTCTAGATGAAGCAGATGAGATGCTCGATCTAGGATTTCTTCCGGATGTAGAAAAGATCTTCACGAGCACTCCAAACCGTGCGCAAACAATGCTTTTTTCAGCAACCATGCCTGGAGATATCATCGCTTTGGCGCGCAGGTTCATGAACCAACCAATTCATATTCGCACTCAAGATAATGAAGATGAAGGCGCGGTTGTCTCGCGCATCAAGCAATATGTTCTACGCGCACATGCCCTAGATAAGATCGAGATGTTGGCGCGAATTCTGCAAGCCGATGGCCGCGGACCAACCATCGTTTTCTGCCGAACTAAGCGCACCTGCCAGAAGACATCTGATGATTTAGCAGAACGCGGCTTCCGCGCCGCTTCAATTCATGGTGATCTTGGACAAAGCGCGCGCGAGAAAGCGCTTAACGACTTTAAGGCCGGTAAATCTGATGTTTTAGTTGCAACAGATGTAGCCGCTCGCGGAATCGACATTGATGGAATAACTCACGTAATTAACTATCAATGCCCGGAAGATGAAAAAACTTACGTGCACCGTATCGGCCGCACTGCTCGCGCCGGTGCAGATGGAATCTCAGTAACTTTTGTTGACTGGGATGATTTAGCGCGCTGGAAGATGATTGATACTGCGCTAACTCTGGGCCTAGGTGAACCTGAAGAGACGTACTCATCATCTGAGCACCTATATGAAATGTTAAATATTCCAGCAGGTTCTAGCGGTCGAATGGTTAAAGCTAAGCCAGTAAGTGAAGCTCCAAGAAAAGAGCCAGCAAAGTCCTCTCCAACTAAAGACAAGCCAGCAAAAGAGAAGAGCGAAGACCGTACCGCTCGGGTACGAACCCGCACCAAGAAATTTACTTCTTAA
- a CDS encoding ParA family protein, whose protein sequence is MKVLSIANSAGGVGKTTLAHALAVSFTEFGKKTLLIDLDPAGALTFRLGFENPRTSIADFLSGSKITDSNLVTTSERFDFIPADSRLVANFSVDALSKVLSEFPKSYDVVVLDLPGSLSQPLSMALSVSQLVVVPVRNNLHSFRGYLQIKSISAGVEVKALAIGENTLIAAAELIDEPLLESTELEAAAATKLSILTHDKASESAESLRNVGYSILEKLGLE, encoded by the coding sequence ATGAAGGTTCTCTCAATAGCCAATTCTGCAGGTGGTGTCGGGAAAACAACTCTGGCGCACGCTCTTGCAGTTTCATTTACCGAATTTGGCAAGAAGACTTTGCTGATTGATCTAGATCCCGCTGGTGCGCTGACTTTCCGACTGGGTTTTGAAAATCCGCGCACATCAATCGCAGATTTCTTAAGCGGAAGCAAGATAACTGATTCAAACTTGGTAACAACTTCAGAGAGATTTGATTTCATTCCTGCCGATTCACGACTCGTTGCTAATTTCTCAGTAGATGCACTTTCCAAGGTTCTATCTGAATTTCCCAAGAGCTATGACGTAGTTGTCTTGGACCTACCAGGATCTCTATCTCAGCCTTTATCTATGGCGCTTTCCGTATCTCAACTTGTAGTTGTACCAGTTAGAAATAACCTGCACTCTTTCAGAGGCTATTTACAGATCAAATCAATTTCGGCAGGAGTTGAAGTTAAGGCTCTAGCGATCGGCGAAAACACACTAATCGCTGCGGCAGAGCTAATTGATGAGCCGCTCCTTGAATCAACTGAGTTAGAGGCAGCTGCCGCAACCAAATTATCAATTTTGACTCATGACAAGGCAAGTGAAAGTGCAGAAAGCCTTAGAAACGTTGGCTACTCAATACTGGAAAAGTTAGGGCTTGAGTAG
- a CDS encoding oxygenase MpaB family protein → MTTQILEDPRGLFSPETMTWKIHSDPAMAVGGIRALLQQALHPIAMDGVAQNSNFREDAWGRLQRTGDYVSTITFGDRSQAQALAARVRKIHTSLGLDDPHLLLWVHMSMVDSFLDIARRSGMAISDLEADQYVSEMVLFAELVGVPTADVPANMAEMQSYFQNIASELRASDDAKRAALFLTIPPMPSAVRFATPAAPAWASLALLAASSLPQWARRLYGTPQIPGQNLITDISLKAVRSTFGVIPEVLLAPPVYKQALVRWNSVAA, encoded by the coding sequence ATGACTACCCAAATACTTGAAGATCCCCGCGGACTTTTCTCACCCGAAACTATGACCTGGAAGATTCATTCAGATCCCGCGATGGCAGTTGGCGGAATTCGCGCCCTTCTACAGCAAGCACTTCATCCAATTGCCATGGATGGTGTGGCTCAGAATTCAAACTTTCGCGAAGATGCGTGGGGGCGACTGCAACGCACTGGCGACTATGTTTCAACAATTACCTTTGGTGATAGAAGTCAGGCACAAGCCCTTGCAGCACGGGTGCGAAAAATTCATACTTCTCTTGGTTTAGATGATCCTCATCTGCTTCTCTGGGTGCATATGTCGATGGTCGATTCATTCCTTGATATCGCTCGTCGCTCGGGTATGGCGATTAGCGATCTAGAAGCTGATCAATATGTATCAGAGATGGTTTTATTCGCAGAGTTAGTTGGAGTTCCAACTGCCGATGTTCCAGCAAATATGGCAGAGATGCAGAGCTACTTTCAGAATATTGCTTCGGAACTGCGCGCATCAGATGATGCAAAGAGAGCAGCGCTATTTCTAACGATTCCACCCATGCCAAGCGCGGTTAGGTTTGCAACCCCGGCAGCTCCTGCCTGGGCTTCGCTTGCACTTCTTGCGGCAAGTTCACTGCCGCAATGGGCGCGCAGACTTTATGGAACTCCTCAGATACCAGGCCAAAATTTAATTACCGATATCTCACTGAAGGCAGTTCGCTCGACCTTTGGAGTAATTCCTGAAGTTTTGCTCGCGCCTCCCGTATATAAGCAGGCGTTAGTTCGCTGGAATTCTGTGGCCGCATAA
- a CDS encoding MarC family protein has product MNIAEVSTLTFSIQAFVTLLVILDPPGATPIFLGLVADKSKRERIQLAWQAALVSLIVIAFFSIFGRFILEYMNVSIEALQAAGGLLLLYVALELLTGRDMGGTDGKDKNIALVPLGTPLLAGPGAIVATMIFVQQIETPAQSLGLIAAVVAVHVVIAVSLMASTTILGIIKDSGVTLLARIAGLLLAAIAVQMLVDAIKAFTAQ; this is encoded by the coding sequence ATGAATATTGCTGAAGTCAGCACCTTAACTTTCTCTATTCAAGCATTCGTTACTCTCTTGGTGATTTTAGATCCACCAGGTGCCACCCCAATTTTTCTTGGCTTAGTTGCTGATAAAAGTAAGCGCGAGCGGATTCAACTCGCCTGGCAGGCAGCGCTAGTTTCCTTAATTGTTATCGCCTTCTTCTCGATCTTTGGACGCTTCATTCTCGAATATATGAACGTTTCCATCGAGGCCCTGCAAGCCGCTGGTGGTTTATTACTTCTCTATGTCGCGTTAGAACTTCTTACCGGTAGAGATATGGGCGGTACCGACGGCAAAGATAAGAACATTGCACTTGTTCCTCTAGGGACGCCGCTATTAGCTGGACCTGGAGCGATCGTTGCAACGATGATTTTTGTCCAACAAATCGAGACTCCTGCGCAAAGCCTCGGCTTAATTGCAGCAGTTGTTGCAGTACACGTTGTGATTGCTGTTTCACTTATGGCTTCTACAACAATCCTCGGAATTATTAAAGATTCTGGAGTCACTTTGCTAGCGCGCATCGCCGGCTTGCTACTTGCCGCAATTGCGGTTCAGATGTTGGTCGATGCGATTAAAGCCTTCACCGCGCAGTAG
- a CDS encoding PHP domain-containing protein yields MIDLHTHTTASDGTDSPFALVNKALSAGITVLGLTDHDTTSGWAEAISAARKPISLALGAEISTLTEDGISVHMLGLLFDGENSEIQAMLSDARDTRIPRMKKMVELLRNDGFAITMEDVIAATPEGATLGRPHLADALVKNGVVKSRDEAFAELLTNDSKYYVTHATPTPQVAIRTIVAAGGVAVIAHPMASRRGDVISTSIFSDLVAAGLHGIEIDHRDHTASERTELRQVAAELNLVITGASDYHGQGKLNSLGENLTDPAQWERLESLASQRRVVTP; encoded by the coding sequence ATGATTGATCTACACACCCACACCACCGCAAGCGATGGAACTGATTCTCCTTTTGCGTTAGTTAATAAAGCGCTTTCTGCTGGAATCACAGTTCTTGGATTAACCGATCACGACACAACTTCAGGTTGGGCGGAAGCAATTTCTGCCGCAAGAAAACCAATTTCGCTGGCACTTGGTGCAGAAATTTCTACGCTCACCGAAGATGGAATTAGCGTTCATATGCTCGGATTACTCTTCGATGGAGAAAATTCTGAGATCCAAGCGATGTTATCTGACGCCCGAGATACCCGTATTCCCAGAATGAAGAAGATGGTTGAACTACTTCGTAACGATGGATTCGCTATAACGATGGAAGATGTAATCGCAGCGACTCCAGAGGGTGCAACCCTAGGAAGACCACATTTAGCCGATGCGCTTGTGAAAAATGGCGTCGTTAAATCGAGAGATGAGGCATTTGCAGAACTTTTAACAAACGATTCAAAGTATTACGTAACCCATGCAACGCCGACACCTCAAGTGGCTATCCGCACCATCGTTGCAGCCGGGGGAGTCGCAGTAATTGCGCATCCCATGGCATCGCGGCGCGGAGATGTAATTTCTACTTCTATTTTTTCAGATTTAGTTGCGGCAGGATTGCATGGGATCGAGATCGATCATCGTGACCACACTGCAAGTGAGCGCACTGAGTTAAGGCAAGTTGCAGCCGAGTTGAATCTAGTAATTACTGGGGCAAGCGACTATCACGGCCAAGGAAAGTTAAATTCATTAGGCGAAAACCTCACTGATCCTGCACAATGGGAGCGCTTGGAGTCGCTGGCAAGTCAACGAAGGGTAGTTACGCCATGA
- a CDS encoding DMT family transporter, whose product MSQPLSRDNHTQIPARPDLIRLGLGIIGIGTSGPLIAMSAMPVLTLIFWRNLGGSLMTAPFALRHRIDRTGAKWAIFSGIVLALHFIGFFLAMRMTTVAAGTALVALQPIFAALFVKLTGGDIPSRAWMGMFVSFGGVLLISGVDLQISLRAFLGDVAAIISAALAAVYMLVGSKAQQTLETSTYTAICYFFCAITALPMALIAGNQIFSFEAREWWILLGLIFGAQFLGHTMFNSVLKRVSPAVVSLIVFFEVPVSAILAMWWMDQRPPLGVVPGIALILFGCALVVLRTRPTSAPSKETAE is encoded by the coding sequence ATGTCGCAGCCTTTATCTCGTGATAACCACACACAAATTCCTGCGCGTCCAGATTTAATTCGCTTAGGCCTCGGAATTATTGGCATCGGCACTTCAGGTCCATTGATTGCCATGAGCGCAATGCCAGTACTCACCTTGATCTTCTGGAGAAATCTAGGCGGATCGCTAATGACGGCGCCATTTGCGCTGCGCCATCGCATTGATCGCACCGGCGCAAAATGGGCAATTTTTTCAGGAATCGTTCTTGCACTTCACTTCATCGGATTCTTTCTCGCTATGCGAATGACAACAGTTGCTGCAGGAACTGCCCTCGTTGCACTTCAGCCAATATTTGCAGCGCTCTTTGTAAAGCTAACTGGTGGAGATATTCCATCGCGTGCCTGGATGGGCATGTTTGTTAGCTTTGGGGGAGTGCTCTTGATTTCCGGAGTCGACCTCCAGATTTCACTTCGGGCATTTCTCGGTGATGTAGCAGCGATTATCTCTGCAGCGTTAGCAGCTGTTTATATGTTGGTTGGATCGAAAGCGCAACAGACTTTAGAAACTTCAACCTACACAGCGATCTGTTATTTCTTCTGCGCCATTACTGCGCTACCAATGGCGCTGATCGCCGGAAATCAGATCTTTAGCTTTGAAGCGCGCGAATGGTGGATCCTGTTAGGACTGATATTTGGTGCACAATTTCTTGGCCATACTATGTTTAACTCGGTATTGAAGAGAGTTTCACCGGCGGTCGTATCACTGATCGTCTTCTTTGAAGTTCCAGTAAGTGCGATCCTTGCAATGTGGTGGATGGATCAACGACCACCTCTCGGTGTTGTTCCAGGAATCGCACTTATTCTCTTCGGTTGCGCACTCGTAGTTCTTCGTACACGTCCAACTAGCGCTCCAAGTAAAGAGACGGCCGAGTAA